Proteins found in one Hyalangium minutum genomic segment:
- a CDS encoding DsrE family protein, whose protein sequence is MAGRVFFFLQHATYEPAFQAASMGITAAAMGDEVYFVFAFDALRQLLRGTFGLPHSEKERAESARAEGMGVPTPSRMLEEARALGAKLIACDTTVRICGFVPQELEGTLDEVMGLASLWRMTEGARTLAL, encoded by the coding sequence ATGGCCGGACGCGTCTTCTTCTTCCTGCAGCACGCCACCTACGAGCCCGCGTTCCAGGCGGCGTCCATGGGCATCACCGCGGCTGCAATGGGGGACGAGGTGTACTTCGTCTTCGCCTTCGATGCGCTGCGCCAGCTGCTGCGCGGCACGTTCGGTTTGCCCCACAGTGAGAAAGAGCGGGCGGAGAGTGCGCGAGCCGAGGGCATGGGAGTGCCCACTCCCTCACGAATGTTGGAGGAGGCCCGGGCACTGGGGGCGAAGCTGATTGCGTGCGACACCACGGTGCGCATCTGCGGCTTCGTCCCACAGGAACTGGAGGGCACGTTGGACGAGGTGATGGGGCTGGCCTCGCTGTGGCGGATGACCGAGGGGGCACGCACGCTTGCTCTGTGA